One window of Dyadobacter sandarakinus genomic DNA carries:
- a CDS encoding aldo/keto reductase, whose amino-acid sequence MEYRKVSSSDHPEKPDLKLSVITFGAWAAGGWMWGGTERSEAVKAIRESYDAGVTSIDTAPIYGQGLSEEIVGEAIKDLPRDKVQILTKYGMRWDLAKGDLAMHSKNNAGEPIDVYKYAGRDSVILECENSLKRLGTDYIDLYQIHWPDHTTPIEETMEAVSQLIKEGKVRYAGVCNYDTALMREASQHIHLVSDQVPYSMVKRDIEAELVPYCIEHEKAILAYSPMERGLLTGKMKPGHQFAEDDHRASLYFFKDENLTRVNEFLSKIKPIADDKHVTLGQLVLKWTIEQPGITIALAGARNAEQARQNAAAADIVLDQGEIDLITQHLNALELVK is encoded by the coding sequence ATGGAATACAGAAAAGTAAGCAGCTCGGACCATCCTGAAAAACCGGATCTGAAATTATCAGTGATCACGTTCGGAGCCTGGGCAGCAGGTGGCTGGATGTGGGGAGGTACTGAAAGGTCAGAAGCAGTGAAAGCGATCCGCGAGTCCTATGACGCAGGCGTCACGTCCATTGATACTGCTCCGATTTACGGACAGGGATTGAGTGAGGAAATTGTGGGTGAGGCTATCAAAGACCTTCCCCGGGACAAGGTTCAGATCCTCACAAAATACGGTATGCGCTGGGACCTGGCCAAGGGCGACCTCGCCATGCATAGCAAGAACAATGCAGGCGAGCCCATTGATGTATATAAATATGCAGGGCGCGACAGCGTGATCCTTGAATGTGAAAACAGCCTTAAACGCCTCGGCACCGACTATATTGATCTTTACCAGATTCACTGGCCGGACCATACAACCCCGATTGAGGAAACGATGGAAGCCGTTTCGCAGCTGATTAAGGAAGGAAAGGTACGTTATGCAGGGGTATGCAATTACGACACTGCATTGATGCGCGAAGCTTCACAGCACATTCACCTGGTATCCGACCAGGTACCTTACAGCATGGTCAAAAGGGATATAGAAGCTGAGCTGGTACCCTATTGCATTGAGCATGAAAAAGCGATCCTGGCATATAGTCCGATGGAAAGAGGGTTGCTGACGGGCAAAATGAAGCCCGGGCACCAGTTTGCCGAAGACGATCACAGGGCATCTTTGTACTTTTTTAAAGATGAAAATCTGACAAGGGTGAATGAGTTTCTCAGCAAGATCAAACCAATTGCGGATGACAAGCATGTCACACTCGGACAGCTCGTGCTGAAATGGACCATCGAGCAGCCGGGCATTACCATTGCCCTGGCCGGCGCCCGTAATGCGGAGCAGGCGCGGCAAAACGCCGCAGCTGCGGACATCGTTCTCGACCAGGGTGAAATAGACCTGATCACCCAGCATCTGAATGCACTGGAACTGGTGAAATAA
- a CDS encoding PQQ-dependent sugar dehydrogenase, whose amino-acid sequence MNKNIPLLKKYLPVALGGMMLVSAAALMSNSGAGSKDEKKFSAADIQVDTVATGLTTPWASALLPNGDLLVTERGGKLRLVKDGKLDAQEISGVPAVYNKGQGGLLDIALHPDYKKNGWIYISFSSPKAAGEEGDDDGANTALIRAKLKDHALVEIQQIFKAIPNVKANVHFGGRIVFDKKGYVFLSLGERGQKENSQNLSRDQGKVVRLFEDGKIPKDNPFVKTEGARPEIWTYGHRNPQGMVINPSTGVIWEHEHGPQGGDELNIIEPGKNYGWPLITFGIDYDNSIISKDTARAGLEQPVVYWRPSIAPCGMTFVSNPKFKDWNGDLLVGSLKFMYLQHLTVKGNKVIAREIIFEKLGRVRDVRQGWDGNVYVVLENSGKVVRLSPKS is encoded by the coding sequence ATGAACAAAAACATTCCATTACTAAAAAAATACCTTCCTGTCGCACTGGGCGGAATGATGCTGGTGTCCGCTGCGGCACTCATGAGCAACAGTGGTGCCGGCTCCAAAGACGAAAAGAAGTTTTCGGCCGCAGACATTCAGGTGGATACCGTGGCTACCGGACTTACCACTCCCTGGGCCTCTGCCCTGCTGCCCAATGGTGACCTGCTCGTCACCGAGCGCGGCGGCAAGCTCCGCCTCGTGAAAGACGGCAAGCTGGATGCCCAGGAAATTTCGGGTGTTCCCGCGGTGTATAACAAAGGACAGGGAGGCTTGCTCGACATTGCCCTTCACCCTGACTATAAAAAGAACGGATGGATCTACATCAGCTTTTCTTCCCCGAAAGCAGCAGGTGAAGAAGGGGATGATGATGGTGCCAACACAGCCCTCATCCGCGCCAAGCTGAAAGACCATGCACTGGTAGAAATTCAGCAGATATTTAAGGCAATTCCTAATGTGAAGGCCAATGTACACTTTGGCGGACGTATTGTTTTTGATAAAAAAGGGTACGTTTTCCTTTCACTGGGCGAGCGCGGCCAGAAAGAAAACTCGCAGAACCTGAGCCGCGACCAGGGTAAGGTTGTGCGCCTGTTTGAAGACGGCAAAATTCCGAAAGACAATCCTTTTGTAAAAACCGAGGGTGCCCGGCCGGAAATCTGGACATACGGCCATCGTAATCCGCAGGGAATGGTGATCAATCCTTCCACCGGCGTGATCTGGGAACATGAGCACGGCCCGCAGGGCGGCGATGAGCTGAACATCATTGAGCCGGGCAAAAACTATGGCTGGCCGCTGATCACATTTGGTATCGACTATGACAACAGTATTATTTCCAAAGACACTGCCCGCGCCGGCCTCGAACAGCCTGTGGTGTACTGGCGGCCGTCTATCGCACCTTGCGGAATGACGTTTGTTTCCAATCCGAAATTCAAGGACTGGAATGGTGACCTGCTGGTAGGCTCACTGAAATTCATGTATCTGCAGCACCTGACCGTAAAAGGCAATAAAGTAATAGCCAGGGAGATCATTTTTGAAAAACTGGGCCGGGTACGGGATGTGCGCCAGGGCTGGGACGGGAATGTGTATGTAGTACTGGAAAATTCGGGCAAGGTGGTTCGCCTGAGCCCAAAAAGCTGA
- a CDS encoding c-type cytochrome has translation MKLLTLFSMLAFGSLAIPRQDDELAKSIERGKMVYSENCITCHMGTGEGVTATFPPLAKSDYLMQTPENAIRAVKFGLMGKITVNKVDYDNMMPNPGLDDAEVADVLNYIMNSWGNSSEKKMITKKMVEEVKEKK, from the coding sequence ATGAAACTACTGACATTATTTTCAATGCTGGCATTTGGCTCACTTGCCATTCCGCGTCAGGACGATGAGCTTGCCAAGAGTATTGAGCGGGGCAAAATGGTGTACTCCGAAAACTGCATTACCTGCCACATGGGTACCGGTGAAGGCGTCACAGCCACTTTTCCTCCCCTCGCAAAATCAGACTACCTGATGCAGACGCCGGAAAACGCGATCCGGGCGGTGAAATTCGGGCTCATGGGTAAAATCACGGTTAACAAAGTGGATTACGATAACATGATGCCCAATCCGGGCCTGGACGATGCGGAGGTTGCTGATGTGCTGAACTACATTATGAACTCCTGGGGCAACTCTTCCGAAAAGAAAATGATCACCAAAAAAATGGTCGAAGAGGTTAAGGAGAAGAAATAA
- a CDS encoding TonB-dependent receptor, with protein sequence MKKILILLLLVCSVTAAFAQTGKITGQILSSDGQPAEQVSVGIKGSSKGAVSDERGRFSIEKVKAGSHILLVSFVGVATQEREVEVVAGETAEISFTLTESANELQEVIVKGANQYKSDQVSPSLKLMTPILETPQNVQVVTGKVLADQQVISMSDGLVRNVSGATRVEHWGDMYANITMRGSQIQAFRNGFNVVNSFWGPLTEDMSFVDHIEFVKGPAGFMLANGDPSGLYNVVTKKPTGENKGEASFTMGSFDLYRATLDLDGKLSKDGKFLYRLNLAAQNKGSFRPNEYNNRYSIAPVITYQIDEKTKLTAEYALQYAKMTDVGSYYVFSPEGYATLPRNFTSTPPGLKPTKITDHSIFVNLQHELNQDWKITAQLAYLNYKMAGSSQWPWLVNHDATMQRGVGLWDAKSEMTLGQVFVNGKVNTGGVVHRLLGGIDVGTKEYFADWSQSRALDTLGGLFNPKNPVYGVPNNGYPVFDRSLNLEARAVGAGGLMDQKYTGLYVQDELGFLDNKIRLTIAGRYTHLSQAQWGAAPDKADHFTPRLGLSISLDKNTSVYALYDQAFLPQSGRLSSGRKVQPVTGNNTEFGFKRDWAEGRWNTTLAFYRILKNNELTGDPTRPNSGFSVELGQKRAQGVEFDVRGSLLPGLNLTANYAYTNSEVTKVTEGVTVATVGDPIPGFAKHTANGWLSYKVQKGGLKGAGISGGFTYLGDRATSTWSDKDDTYNLPDYFKLDGGVFWEKDKIRLTLNVFNILDKYLYSGGTYNFVTDTGNPITSYYWQAEPPRNYRLSISYKF encoded by the coding sequence ATGAAAAAAATTTTAATCCTTCTCCTGCTTGTGTGCTCGGTGACGGCGGCGTTTGCGCAAACGGGTAAAATAACGGGTCAGATCCTGAGCTCGGACGGACAGCCTGCCGAACAGGTGTCTGTCGGAATCAAGGGAAGCTCCAAAGGTGCGGTTTCGGATGAGCGTGGCCGGTTTTCCATTGAAAAAGTAAAAGCAGGTTCCCACATTTTGCTCGTGAGCTTCGTGGGGGTTGCCACTCAGGAGCGTGAAGTAGAGGTAGTGGCCGGAGAAACGGCGGAAATATCATTTACACTGACCGAAAGTGCCAACGAACTGCAGGAAGTAATTGTAAAAGGTGCCAATCAATATAAATCCGACCAGGTATCCCCCAGCCTTAAATTAATGACCCCGATCCTTGAAACGCCTCAGAATGTACAGGTGGTTACGGGCAAGGTGCTGGCCGACCAGCAGGTGATCAGCATGAGCGACGGACTGGTGCGTAATGTAAGCGGTGCCACGCGGGTTGAACACTGGGGCGATATGTATGCCAACATTACCATGCGCGGTTCGCAGATCCAGGCATTCCGCAATGGTTTCAATGTTGTAAATTCCTTCTGGGGGCCACTTACCGAGGACATGAGCTTTGTGGACCATATTGAATTTGTAAAAGGTCCGGCCGGTTTTATGCTGGCAAACGGAGATCCGAGCGGACTTTATAATGTAGTTACCAAAAAGCCTACCGGCGAAAACAAAGGAGAAGCCAGCTTTACCATGGGCAGCTTCGACTTATACCGCGCTACGCTGGACCTCGACGGAAAGCTTAGCAAGGATGGCAAGTTTCTGTATCGCCTGAACCTTGCAGCCCAGAATAAAGGTTCGTTCCGGCCAAACGAATATAATAACCGTTACAGCATCGCTCCGGTGATTACCTACCAGATCGACGAAAAAACCAAGCTGACTGCGGAATATGCCTTGCAATATGCAAAAATGACTGACGTAGGGTCGTACTACGTTTTCTCGCCGGAGGGATATGCTACCTTGCCAAGAAATTTTACCTCAACACCTCCGGGCCTCAAACCTACGAAAATCACAGACCACAGCATTTTTGTTAATCTTCAGCATGAACTCAACCAGGACTGGAAAATCACTGCCCAGCTTGCCTACCTGAACTACAAAATGGCTGGCAGCAGCCAGTGGCCGTGGCTTGTTAACCACGATGCGACCATGCAGCGCGGCGTGGGACTTTGGGATGCAAAAAGCGAAATGACTTTGGGTCAGGTATTTGTGAATGGTAAAGTAAACACGGGAGGCGTGGTACACCGGCTGCTGGGAGGTATTGATGTGGGTACAAAAGAGTACTTTGCAGACTGGTCTCAATCGCGTGCGCTGGACACCCTGGGTGGTCTTTTTAATCCTAAGAACCCGGTTTATGGCGTACCTAACAATGGTTATCCCGTTTTTGACCGGTCACTGAACCTGGAAGCCCGCGCCGTAGGTGCCGGAGGTTTGATGGATCAGAAGTATACGGGTCTGTACGTGCAGGATGAGCTTGGTTTTCTGGACAACAAAATCAGGCTGACCATCGCAGGACGTTATACCCACCTGAGCCAGGCCCAATGGGGTGCGGCACCCGACAAGGCAGACCATTTTACACCGCGCCTCGGCCTGAGCATCTCCCTTGACAAAAATACCTCTGTTTACGCCTTGTACGACCAGGCATTCCTTCCGCAATCGGGACGTCTGAGCAGCGGCAGGAAAGTACAGCCGGTGACAGGAAACAATACCGAATTCGGCTTCAAGAGAGATTGGGCAGAAGGCCGCTGGAACACAACCCTTGCATTTTACCGCATTCTTAAAAACAATGAACTTACAGGAGATCCAACCCGGCCAAACTCGGGATTCAGTGTGGAACTGGGTCAGAAAAGAGCGCAGGGAGTTGAGTTTGATGTGCGCGGCTCGCTGCTACCGGGCCTGAACCTTACTGCCAATTATGCCTACACGAACTCAGAAGTTACCAAAGTAACCGAAGGTGTCACTGTGGCTACCGTAGGCGACCCGATCCCGGGTTTTGCAAAGCATACTGCGAATGGCTGGCTGAGCTACAAAGTGCAGAAGGGTGGCTTGAAAGGCGCCGGGATTTCGGGCGGCTTCACTTACCTGGGCGATCGCGCTACCTCTACATGGAGCGACAAGGATGATACTTACAACCTGCCCGACTATTTCAAACTGGATGGAGGTGTATTTTGGGAAAAAGACAAGATCCGCCTGACCCTCAATGTTTTCAACATTCTGGATAAGTACCTGTACAGCGGCGGAACATACAACTTTGTTACCGATACAGGAAACCCGATCACATCCTACTACTGGCAGGCCGAACCGCCACGGAACTACCGCCTGAGTATTTCATACAAGTTTTAA
- a CDS encoding gluconokinase, which translates to MPYIIGCDIGTTNAKSVAFDSVSGQILAAHSESYDMQHPHPDWSEEDPDQIFEAACKTLLDVTNACKDKGELLGISFSAAMHGVMAVDQQGKKLADLVIWADNRSSDIAVKLRKSAVGKKIYENNGTPVHAMAPVCKLLWFKKYEPRIYKKAARFLSIKEYVIFRLTGKYVVDYSIASATGLFNIRELKWDEYTLQKLGLTPDKLSEAVSPYHIEKVNAKNPAGLPEGTSLIMGASDGCLANLGSGAIRNGTMAVTIGTSAAVRISSAEAYSDRLMQTFCYVLDENTFIVGGPSNNGAVIFEWLMTTFFPGEEYDAVFKEAAKIAPGADGLLFYPYLLGERAPLWSSTVRGGFSGLDIQHTRAHFARAVMEGILFNLYSIIKILQDRQEIDTIYANGGFARSPEWVQMLADVSGKKVRLNETVETGAVGAAMMGLRALQVHQKFSDMQNFTTVGQEFDPDENAHAVYKKLSAKFNKGAQAMVAQGI; encoded by the coding sequence ATGCCCTATATTATTGGTTGTGATATCGGCACAACAAATGCAAAATCCGTAGCCTTTGACTCTGTATCGGGTCAGATCCTGGCTGCTCACAGCGAATCCTATGATATGCAGCATCCGCACCCCGACTGGAGTGAGGAGGACCCCGACCAGATTTTTGAAGCCGCCTGTAAGACGCTCCTGGATGTAACCAATGCTTGCAAAGACAAAGGTGAGCTGCTGGGTATCAGTTTCAGTGCCGCCATGCACGGCGTGATGGCGGTCGATCAGCAGGGCAAAAAGCTTGCTGACCTGGTGATCTGGGCCGACAACCGCAGCTCAGATATTGCAGTCAAGCTGCGGAAATCTGCAGTGGGGAAAAAGATTTACGAAAACAACGGCACTCCGGTACATGCCATGGCACCGGTATGTAAGTTACTGTGGTTCAAAAAGTACGAGCCTCGGATCTATAAAAAAGCAGCCCGCTTTCTGAGCATCAAGGAATATGTAATTTTCAGACTCACGGGAAAATATGTAGTGGACTATTCCATTGCGTCGGCCACGGGCCTTTTCAATATCCGCGAACTGAAATGGGATGAATATACCCTGCAGAAGCTCGGACTTACGCCCGATAAACTTTCGGAGGCTGTATCTCCTTATCACATTGAAAAGGTAAATGCCAAAAATCCGGCCGGACTGCCCGAAGGCACCTCGCTCATTATGGGTGCCAGTGACGGCTGCCTGGCTAACCTTGGTAGCGGCGCAATCAGAAACGGGACAATGGCGGTTACGATCGGTACGAGTGCGGCCGTCCGGATTTCCTCGGCCGAAGCGTATTCGGACCGCCTTATGCAGACATTCTGCTACGTACTGGACGAAAATACCTTTATAGTAGGTGGTCCGTCCAACAATGGTGCTGTGATTTTTGAGTGGCTGATGACCACCTTTTTTCCGGGAGAAGAGTATGATGCAGTCTTTAAAGAGGCAGCGAAGATAGCGCCGGGAGCCGACGGACTTTTGTTTTATCCTTACCTGCTGGGCGAGCGCGCGCCGCTTTGGAGCTCCACGGTTCGCGGCGGATTTTCAGGGCTGGATATCCAGCATACCCGTGCCCATTTTGCGAGAGCTGTCATGGAAGGCATCCTGTTTAATCTTTACAGCATTATTAAAATATTGCAGGACAGGCAGGAGATAGACACGATCTATGCCAATGGTGGTTTTGCAAGAAGCCCCGAGTGGGTGCAGATGCTGGCTGATGTAAGCGGGAAGAAAGTAAGGCTGAATGAGACCGTAGAAACCGGTGCTGTTGGAGCAGCAATGATGGGCCTGCGCGCATTGCAGGTTCATCAGAAGTTTTCCGACATGCAGAACTTCACTACCGTGGGGCAGGAGTTTGACCCGGATGAAAATGCGCATGCTGTTTATAAAAAGCTGAGCGCAAAATTTAATAAAGGTGCTCAGGCCATGGTTGCGCAAGGTATCTGA
- a CDS encoding metallophosphoesterase family protein, translating to MAESAEERSKKYLDLGHSEAENHAKTQLELYEKHVRDTSSVTNVISEFFSTNLIGFAWHYLKSRFGPRHPYQAYPRNGDLGIYQLQSSIPSRQEITLALLSDWGSDTAESDAVAHLVARYAPDYTVHMGDIYFVGSPQEVEENFTAPHASWYYGASGSLALSGNHEMYSNGNAFFKHLLPAMYALDGTVKKTQQAGFFCLENEHWRIIGLDTGYTSVGRPFQEILFPPDCHLRKEQVAWLRDVVKLGDPADTRGLLFLSHHPYFSAFREDYAKPGSQLKELLGEAERPVVWLWGHDHRMVVYQQNKNGDGVTAFGRCIGHGGLPVEVQMPDPGESGKIAYYDQRVRKVIKRHQLGYNGFVMVKLNGPELVAEYRDLEDTCVYAESWSVEKKNGRLDWKLLHVLPELAVR from the coding sequence ATGGCCGAGTCAGCAGAGGAAAGAAGTAAAAAATACCTGGATCTGGGCCATAGCGAAGCAGAAAATCATGCTAAAACCCAACTTGAACTTTACGAGAAGCATGTAAGGGATACCAGTTCGGTTACGAACGTGATCTCCGAATTTTTTTCTACCAATCTCATCGGCTTTGCCTGGCACTATCTGAAGAGCCGGTTCGGACCGAGGCATCCGTACCAGGCCTATCCTAGAAATGGTGATTTAGGGATTTACCAGTTGCAATCATCCATACCCTCCCGGCAGGAAATTACACTGGCATTGTTGTCGGACTGGGGGAGTGATACTGCAGAGTCTGACGCTGTAGCGCATCTGGTAGCGCGCTATGCACCCGACTACACCGTGCATATGGGTGACATTTATTTTGTAGGAAGCCCGCAGGAGGTCGAAGAAAACTTTACGGCGCCCCATGCGTCCTGGTATTACGGGGCATCGGGCAGCCTGGCGCTATCGGGTAATCATGAGATGTATTCCAATGGAAATGCATTTTTCAAACACCTGCTGCCTGCGATGTATGCGCTCGACGGTACGGTAAAAAAAACGCAGCAGGCCGGATTTTTCTGTCTTGAAAACGAGCATTGGAGGATTATCGGGCTGGACACCGGCTATACCTCGGTAGGAAGGCCTTTTCAGGAAATTCTTTTTCCACCCGATTGTCATTTGCGGAAAGAGCAGGTGGCCTGGCTGCGCGACGTTGTCAAGCTTGGCGATCCGGCAGATACACGCGGATTGCTATTCCTGAGCCACCATCCTTACTTTTCAGCATTCCGGGAAGATTATGCCAAGCCGGGCAGCCAGCTGAAAGAGCTACTCGGAGAGGCCGAAAGGCCGGTAGTATGGCTGTGGGGTCACGATCACCGCATGGTCGTTTACCAGCAAAACAAAAACGGCGACGGCGTGACCGCATTTGGCCGCTGTATCGGACATGGAGGTTTGCCGGTAGAGGTACAAATGCCTGATCCCGGCGAATCCGGCAAGATCGCTTATTACGACCAGCGCGTACGAAAGGTTATCAAAAGACACCAGCTGGGATACAATGGATTTGTGATGGTAAAGCTCAATGGTCCGGAGCTGGTTGCCGAGTACCGCGACCTGGAAGATACCTGCGTGTATGCAGAAAGCTGGTCCGTAGAAAAGAAAAACGGCCGGCTCGATTGGAAGCTGCTGCATGTGCTTCCTGAGCTGGCCGTCAGATAA
- a CDS encoding DinB family protein, whose translation MKKMSIFCMMLIGVQAALAQTMVEKQVAEWERAKTYTKEYLDAMPDDGYAFKPTPEIRSFAQQMDHIADANFAFISAASGKQNPMTTPAEKMADQSKAAVSKAVLDSYDFVIASLKGMGDADLAKSVKVFNMDMKAGTAYEKAFEHQTHHRGQATVYLRLKGVKPPQEKLF comes from the coding sequence ATGAAAAAAATGTCTATTTTCTGCATGATGCTGATCGGTGTTCAGGCTGCATTGGCTCAGACGATGGTTGAAAAACAGGTTGCTGAATGGGAAAGAGCAAAAACCTACACCAAAGAATATCTGGATGCAATGCCTGACGACGGCTATGCATTTAAGCCCACGCCGGAAATCAGGTCATTTGCCCAGCAGATGGACCACATTGCCGATGCCAATTTCGCATTTATTTCAGCTGCGTCCGGCAAGCAGAACCCTATGACAACTCCCGCTGAAAAAATGGCTGACCAGTCCAAAGCAGCCGTTTCCAAGGCGGTACTCGACAGCTATGATTTTGTGATTGCGTCGCTGAAAGGTATGGGCGATGCCGATCTGGCGAAGAGCGTGAAAGTTTTTAATATGGATATGAAAGCGGGCACTGCCTACGAAAAAGCCTTTGAGCATCAAACGCACCACCGCGGGCAGGCGACGGTTTACCTCCGGTTAAAAGGTGTAAAACCACCGCAGGAAAAGTTGTTCTGA
- a CDS encoding glycosyltransferase family 2 protein, producing MIKVSVCVVTYNHEKFVGQMLDSILMQETTFPFEIIVGDDCSRDNTRAVLKSYQERFPDKIRLLLHAKNLGLNGKFNALATFAAARGEYIAQFDGDDYLISPHKLQKQVALMDAHPEYSACFHNAKVIFDDNAAPPYLVNTLTKREYTVDDLIGEDELCFIATSSLMFRREDFEKHPDPEWTNLSTSGDIPRNIMLATRGPIGYIDEVMSVYRKNRAGASFADNHYGADFLFNRIQMYANINKELQYKYDDRLQKNIATYYYKLLFSREYGNSYWPRVKYALKYLSMADPAPEKKKEVIRDFVLPPVVMRVYSFFALGLYNLKAREKAS from the coding sequence ATGATCAAAGTAAGCGTGTGTGTGGTGACCTACAATCATGAAAAGTTTGTAGGGCAGATGCTCGACTCCATTTTAATGCAGGAAACGACTTTTCCATTTGAGATTATTGTCGGCGATGATTGCTCCCGGGATAATACGCGGGCGGTTCTGAAAAGTTACCAGGAACGTTTTCCCGATAAGATCCGGCTGCTGCTGCATGCTAAAAACCTTGGTTTAAATGGGAAGTTCAATGCACTGGCCACTTTTGCAGCTGCCAGGGGCGAGTACATCGCCCAGTTTGACGGAGATGACTATCTCATCTCACCGCATAAGCTTCAGAAGCAGGTAGCGCTCATGGATGCTCATCCTGAATATTCCGCCTGCTTTCACAATGCAAAGGTGATTTTTGATGACAATGCAGCGCCGCCGTACCTGGTCAATACGCTCACAAAGCGCGAGTATACTGTAGATGATCTGATCGGTGAGGATGAGCTTTGTTTTATAGCGACGTCAAGCCTGATGTTCAGGCGCGAGGATTTTGAGAAACACCCTGATCCGGAGTGGACCAACCTTTCAACCAGCGGGGATATTCCCAGAAATATCATGCTCGCAACCCGCGGCCCGATCGGGTATATTGATGAAGTAATGTCGGTGTACAGGAAAAACCGGGCGGGTGCCAGCTTTGCCGACAATCACTACGGAGCAGATTTCCTGTTTAACCGGATACAGATGTATGCCAACATCAACAAAGAGCTGCAGTACAAGTACGATGACCGGCTGCAAAAAAATATTGCGACTTACTATTATAAATTGCTGTTTTCCAGAGAATATGGAAACTCCTACTGGCCGAGGGTGAAATATGCACTCAAGTACCTGTCCATGGCTGACCCTGCTCCGGAAAAAAAGAAAGAGGTGATCCGTGACTTTGTGCTACCTCCGGTTGTAATGCGGGTTTATAGTTTTTTTGCCCTGGGTTTATATAACCTGAAAGCCCGGGAAAAAGCCTCTTAA
- the pgeF gene encoding peptidoglycan editing factor PgeF — MPTTDSLTTPMYRCPAIFQGQASLIAAESTRHGGVSPAPYHSLNLGGSTQDDPAHVAENNRRFFAALGVKPEQVAKSHQVHGDRILPVTTPGRFEGYDALITHTPGVQIAVTVADCTPILIYDPVKKTVAAIHAGWRGTVAHIVRKTLVLFESEYGVQPDTCLAYVGTCIDECSFEVNEDVAMHFDSSFKRWDSERSKFFIDLKKANREDLLEAGVRPENVEVSAFSTVLNNEDYFSHRLEKGLTGRMLATIGIAGT, encoded by the coding sequence ATGCCAACAACCGACAGCCTGACAACGCCCATGTATCGTTGCCCTGCTATTTTCCAGGGCCAGGCCAGCCTGATTGCAGCAGAAAGCACCCGGCACGGAGGCGTGAGCCCGGCGCCCTATCATTCACTGAACCTTGGGGGCTCCACACAGGACGACCCGGCTCATGTAGCTGAAAACAACCGCCGTTTTTTTGCTGCTCTGGGTGTAAAACCGGAACAGGTTGCAAAGTCACACCAGGTGCACGGCGACCGGATATTACCGGTAACTACTCCGGGAAGGTTCGAAGGCTATGATGCCCTGATTACGCATACACCCGGTGTGCAAATAGCAGTTACCGTAGCTGATTGTACCCCGATCCTGATTTATGATCCTGTCAAAAAAACCGTGGCTGCAATTCATGCCGGTTGGCGGGGAACCGTGGCGCACATTGTCCGCAAAACACTTGTGCTGTTTGAAAGCGAGTACGGAGTACAACCTGATACCTGCCTCGCCTATGTAGGTACGTGCATTGATGAATGCTCTTTCGAGGTGAATGAGGATGTGGCGATGCATTTTGATAGCAGCTTTAAGCGCTGGGACAGCGAACGCAGTAAGTTTTTTATTGATCTGAAAAAAGCCAACCGCGAAGACCTGTTGGAAGCCGGCGTAAGACCGGAAAATGTTGAAGTTTCGGCATTTTCAACGGTGCTCAACAATGAAGATTACTTTTCACACCGCCTTGAAAAAGGCCTTACCGGCAGAATGCTTGCTACGATAGGTATTGCAGGTACATAA
- a CDS encoding histone H1/H5 family protein, HCT subfamily, which translates to MKSATKKLTTEIAETLAGKISAVSAGSKKIKKSIEKAAAKLAKKVAKFEKETLKKKEKDEKSAAKKVKVKSKDKKIKPSKKVAALVEAASAKVPVAPPLKPTVGKQASTRRPGRVPKAASKALAPAVDNAGSELEKAD; encoded by the coding sequence ATGAAATCTGCCACTAAAAAATTAACGACAGAAATTGCGGAAACCCTTGCCGGAAAAATCAGTGCGGTTTCTGCCGGTTCAAAAAAGATCAAGAAATCCATTGAAAAAGCTGCCGCAAAGCTGGCTAAGAAAGTTGCCAAGTTTGAAAAAGAGACATTAAAGAAAAAGGAGAAAGACGAGAAAAGCGCTGCTAAAAAGGTGAAGGTTAAGTCGAAAGACAAGAAGATCAAGCCCAGCAAGAAAGTAGCGGCTTTGGTTGAGGCTGCTTCTGCAAAAGTGCCGGTTGCGCCCCCTCTGAAACCAACCGTCGGAAAGCAGGCCAGTACCCGCCGACCGGGTAGAGTGCCCAAGGCTGCTTCCAAAGCATTGGCGCCAGCGGTTGACAATGCAGGATCTGAGCTGGAAAAAGCTGACTAA